One Cololabis saira isolate AMF1-May2022 chromosome 12, fColSai1.1, whole genome shotgun sequence DNA window includes the following coding sequences:
- the si:ch211-156j16.1 gene encoding mucin-7: MKVQHLLLLALAGPFCAFTWAAPTMLPEDPDNTGMTDILQPTHSLAVITGPAPTDPTAIPNVAAEPSLPPGTVDTEANAVTAEAPYDPSTAVPQSFTSDAPAAPEATASAEETTAHAEVPADPTPEAPAPAEETAAPAVPTEPEERTEAPVEPEGEQDVIIDDKADEGGLSSGQITGIVIGALLAMVIVSAVVIAAVRRMGKYSP; the protein is encoded by the exons ATGAAAGTTCAGCATCTGCTCCTGCTGGCTCTGGCCGGGCCCTTCTGCGCCTTCACATGGGCAG CTCCCACGATGCTCCCCGAAGACCCGGACAATACTGGGATGACAGACATTCTACAACCTACTCATTCCCTCGCAGTTATCACTGGACCTGCTCCCACCGACCCCACTGCCATCCCCAATGTTGCAGCGGAGCCCAGTTTGCCCCCCGGCACCGTTGATACTGAGGCCAATGCCGTCACGGCCGAGGCTCCTTATGATCCTTCCACGGCAGTTCCACAGTCCTTCACGTCTGACGCTCCTGCTGCTCCTGAGGCTACGGCCTCTGCTGAAGAGACCACAGCCCACGCCGAGGTGCCTGCAGATCCAACTCCGGAGGCCCCCGCTCCTGCCGAGGAGACAGCAGCGCCCGCTGTACCGACGGAGCCCGAGGAGCGAACCGAGGCGCCAGTAGAGCCAGAGGGGGAACAAGACGTGATTATCGACGACAAAGCTGATGAAG GCGGTCTGAGCTCTGGGCAGATAACCGGGATTGTGATCGGGGCCCTGTTGGCAATGGTCATCGTCAGCGCCGTGGTGATTGCAGCGGTGAGAAGGATGGGCAAATATTC